ACTGGTTGTAGCACAATCCCTCTAAATTTTAAGTTCCGTTCGGATTGAAAAAATAGAACCAGACGATCGCCAAAAGAGCTTTCTTCTCTAAGCTAGAATATCGGTAACCCAACTTTAGGAATCGCAATTGCAGCGATAACGTCAAGGACAACCTATTAGGAAGTAGCAGTTTTTCAGATTATGGCGCAGTCCAAACGTCCCACCCCACCACCGCCACCACCACGCCCGCCAGCACCTCCTGGTGGTGGCAACAAAGCCAAAGGCAAATCAGCCCCACCGCCCAGCAACCGACAGGCAGCCCCCCCTCCTCAATCCCCCAGCGAAGATCGCAGCGACGGGCAACCAACCCTGAAAGATATTATTAAAAGGGCAGAAGAAGAAGGCTGTTCCGATATCCACGTAGGCGTGGGAGAAGTGCCTCGCTTTCGCAAACGGGGCGATATCACGCCCATTGAAGAGTATCCAGAAACCGATCTGGATACCTTCATGAGTTGGCTGCGGGAGATCCTGACCGATGACGAAATCCGTCAATTTCAAGAAAAGCTAGACTTTGACGGTGCTGCCGATTTGGGATACGTCCGGGTCCGGATCAATATTTTTGACTCCTTGAGGGGACCTTCCATGGTATTGCGGCTGATTGGTGCCAAAATCCTCACTATGGAAGAGTTAAAGCTGCCCCCGGTTTTTAAGGATATTTGCCACGCCCACAAAGGGTTGATTTTGGTGACTGGACCCACAGGGTCTGGAAAATCCACAACCATGGCTGCCATGTTTGATTATATGAATAAAAACATGGCTCACCACATTATTACCATTGAGGACCCGGTGGAGTTCGTGCACAAGAGCCAAAAATCCCTCATTAAACACCGGGAAGTGGGTCGCCACACCCTGGAGTTTTTCAACGCTCTGAAAGGAGCGCTGCGACAGGACCCCGACGTGATTTTGGTAGGGGAAATCCGGGATGCGGAGACCATGAAAATTGCCTTGAAGGCGGCATCCACCGGTCACTTGGTGGCTGGAACCCTGCACACCAACAGCGCCGTGAAAACCATCGAACGGATTTTGGGGATGTTCCCTCCTCACGAACATGCTGCGGTTCGCGTTTCCTTGGCAGAGTCTTTGGTGGCTATTATCGCGCAAGGCTTGTGTAAGACAACAGATGGAAAAAGGGCTGGGTTCCACGATATTTTAATCGCTACCGATGCGATTAAAGAATATATTATCGAAGGGAAATTGGATGAAATCGAACCTATTATGTTGCGTGCGGAATTTGAAGGCATGACAACCATGAATAAATCATTACTCAAGTTGTACCAAGAAGGGCGTATTACCGAAGAAACTGCTTTGGAAAAATCGCCTACGCCTAATGAAATGGCGCAGTTCTTGCGAGGCAGGGTCTAGGGGAAACTTCCCCACGCCAATCGCGGACAACAACTGGCCGTCAAGCAACTGGCTGCCCCACAGTTTGGGGTTGCGGTCATCGGCTGGTTGGTTCGTACTTCCTTTTGTTCCAAACGATCGCAATCACCCAATCCATATCTTGAGCGAAGCGACATCAAGCTTGCCGCGAACCTATAAAGGAATCGCCCTATTTACGCCAGGAGGCGATCTGGTTTATGGGATCGATGCCGAGAAACAAGGTCAGTGGCACTTACAACTTTGTTTGGCCCTGCAAAGACTTTTAGGCTTGCCCGAACCACCTCATTTCCTGATTCCGTGCTATACGGCAACCGTAGACCGTTGGATCGACCCCCAGACGCAGAACGTACGTGTGTATGCGGAAGCCTATCCGTTGGTCTTGCGGTATCGGGCGCTTTTGAACTTGCTGTTTGACGATCGCGATTTGATTTGGCATCCGGCACCGCGAACGGAGGAAACCTGCCATCCCTTGGTGTTGCAGACCTATCGCGATCGCTTTGCCCAGCTTTGGGAATGTCACGACTTGGTTGTGAAGGTAGATGCCCAAGGCAAGTTGTGTTACACGCCCTCAGAACCTAGCTTACCACCAGAAGCTTCGCAAAAGTCCAACACATCAGGGTGCGTTTTTCGTTTGTTTGTCTCCGGTTATAATAAGCTTACAGAAACAACCTTAGCTCGCCTGCACGACGTTCTAGAAAAATCCCTAGGATGTCCCTATACCTTGAAAATCATTGATATTATCAAGCATCCGGAAGAAGCAGAAAAAAATCAAATTTCAGCTACACCTACCTTTGTCAAGGTATGGCCACCGCCAACCCGTCGTTTGGTAGGCGAACTCAAAGAAGAAGAGTTATCCCAATTGATTCGCTATTTAAGGCTATAGTTCCGGTTATGCGGGGAAATTTTCTTATTCTGCGGATGTTTGGTTTTCTGTAGGCAAACCTAGGGTGGGGCTTAAAACTTGAACAACGCCATCTAACTCACTGCGTCTCGCTTCTGTAGCTGAGACCAGTAGCATGAGAACGTTACTATTTTCTGCCTGTTTGGCAAAGATTCTGCCATAAATGGGTTGGGTGTTTCTGCCCTTTGTCAGGGTTCCTTCCCAAGGAATGAGGATACTACCATCGGGAAGGCGTTGTTCTGCTTGCGGGACAAAGCCTTCTCCCCTTTGGAAATATTCAACGCTAATCTGAGCTAATGCCCCAGCCGACAATTCGCGATCGATGGCGCGGGGTTGTACGGCGACTGTATAGGCGAGTTCCCCATCAGAAGATTCCACCAAAGTTACATCTCGGATGCTTCGAACGCTGAAATCTTCTAGAAGTCCCACTTGAAACCGATTGTCGGGGTCAATATAAGGGGAATCTTCTTGGTTGAGGGGAGGACCAGGAATTTCAAGCATTGGCGTTGTTGCGGGGGTTTGCGTACCCCTTCCCCCAGTGGGAGAAGGAGACGGGGTTGGCGAGGGAGAAGGAGAGGGAGAGGGAGAAGGAGACGGGGTTGGTGAGGGAGAAGGAGAAGTTTCTGGCGAGGGAGAAGGTGAGGGAGAAGGAGAAGGAGAAGTTTCTGGCGAGGGAGACGGAGAGGGGGTTGGTGAGGGGGATTGGGCTTGTACCAATTCACCCAGCGAGAAAGTATGGGCAGATTCTCCGCGATGCCAGGGTTGCTCCATGAAAACGATCGCCAGTGCCGTTATCAACCCTAACGCGATCGGCCACCATCGAGTTCGGTTCACGGTTCCTCCTAAAATTTTTCGTTGATGGGCTACAAACGTGGGGAATAAAAAACTTTTAGATCGACTACGGTCTACCCAAAACGGCAGGATTGCCAAAATCAAACAAACCAGCAACGCAGCCAGTCATAAGCGTAGCCAGCGTACCTGCCCACAAAGCTTTAACGCCGAGGGAAGCTACTTCCGATCGCCGCGAGGGAATCAAACCAGACAACCCACCGATAAAAATTCCATAAGAGGCAAAGTGGGTAAAGCCACAGAGAACGTAGCTAACAATCAGCATCGTGCGATCGCTAATTTCCCCATTGCGAGAAAGTTCGGCAAGTTTCAAATAGGGAGGAATGCTGGTTTCAAACAATCGCCTGCCGATGAGGGTAGATGCTTGCCAGAGTTCTTGCCATTCGATGGAAACCCCCGTAAAAAACGTAAAAGGCAAAAACAACATGCCCATCAAATTGGCAATCGTTATTTGCTGAAAGATGTTGCCAATGGCATTCACAATGGGATTGTCGCTGGTGGCCATCCCTGCCAAACCGTCAAAGAAAGCATTCACCAAGGCAACCAAGCCCAAAATAGCGATAATGGTGGCAGCGATACCGACAGCCATTTTTACCCCATCGAGGGCACCCAAAATCAGACTATCAATGGGATTGGGTTGTTTTTTGGATTGGGAAGCGCTTTCTTGTTCGTCTTCCTCTGCTTCGTCTTCCGATTTTTCTTCGGGAATATGACCTAGGGTTTTGGGTGTATCGGTTTCCGGCACCAGCAATTTAGCCATGACAAAGCAAGCGGGGATGGTCATGATGGAAGCCGAGACCAAATGTCCGGTAATGGCGGGAAAGGTAGGACGTAAAATTCCTGCATACAGAGCCAAAACCGAGGAAGCAATGGAACCGAAACAGCTACTTAAAATAGCGCACAGTTCGCTGCGGGTCATATCCAGCAAAAAAGGTTTCACCGCGATCGCGGATTCAATTCCCACAAAAATATTGGCAGCACCAGAAAGAGATTCCGCACCACTAATACGCATGGTTCGCTCAAACAGCCAGGCAAATCCCCGCACCACAGGCTGAATAATGTGCAGTCGGTAGAGTAGAGCCACCAAAGCCGAGAAAAAGATGACTTGGGGGAGAGCGCGAAAAGCCAGGATATAACCAGTTTCGATATTATCCGCTCCCAAGGTATCCCCGGGAATCGCTACATAAGGAACTCCCACAGCTCGGACGATCCAGCGACCTGCAGGTCCGGGACCTGGTGGTGGTTCGTTGGGGTCGGGAACAAATAAGTCGGTAAAGAGAAATCTAGAACCAGCTTCTGAGGCGTCTAGAATGACATTTAACAAATTGTTAAGCTGAGCGATCGCGTCTCGGGTGGGCAGTACGAAAACCAACAATCCCACAGCCATTTGCAAGCCAATCCCCCAAACAATCACCTTCCAGGGAATTTGGCTGCGGTTTTCCGAACCCAACCACGCCACGAAACACAAGAAAACAATTCCTAACAAGGAAATCAGGTTAACCAAAGGGTGCATGGGCAATCTCCTCTTACCAGCGGTTTCA
Above is a window of Geitlerinema sp. PCC 9228 DNA encoding:
- a CDS encoding type IV pilus twitching motility protein PilT; the protein is MAQSKRPTPPPPPPRPPAPPGGGNKAKGKSAPPPSNRQAAPPPQSPSEDRSDGQPTLKDIIKRAEEEGCSDIHVGVGEVPRFRKRGDITPIEEYPETDLDTFMSWLREILTDDEIRQFQEKLDFDGAADLGYVRVRINIFDSLRGPSMVLRLIGAKILTMEELKLPPVFKDICHAHKGLILVTGPTGSGKSTTMAAMFDYMNKNMAHHIITIEDPVEFVHKSQKSLIKHREVGRHTLEFFNALKGALRQDPDVILVGEIRDAETMKIALKAASTGHLVAGTLHTNSAVKTIERILGMFPPHEHAAVRVSLAESLVAIIAQGLCKTTDGKRAGFHDILIATDAIKEYIIEGKLDEIEPIMLRAEFEGMTTMNKSLLKLYQEGRITEETALEKSPTPNEMAQFLRGRV
- a CDS encoding circadian clock KaiB family protein; protein product: MSEATSSLPRTYKGIALFTPGGDLVYGIDAEKQGQWHLQLCLALQRLLGLPEPPHFLIPCYTATVDRWIDPQTQNVRVYAEAYPLVLRYRALLNLLFDDRDLIWHPAPRTEETCHPLVLQTYRDRFAQLWECHDLVVKVDAQGKLCYTPSEPSLPPEASQKSNTSGCVFRLFVSGYNKLTETTLARLHDVLEKSLGCPYTLKIIDIIKHPEEAEKNQISATPTFVKVWPPPTRRLVGELKEEELSQLIRYLRL
- a CDS encoding nucleoside transporter C-terminal domain-containing protein codes for the protein MHPLVNLISLLGIVFLCFVAWLGSENRSQIPWKVIVWGIGLQMAVGLLVFVLPTRDAIAQLNNLLNVILDASEAGSRFLFTDLFVPDPNEPPPGPGPAGRWIVRAVGVPYVAIPGDTLGADNIETGYILAFRALPQVIFFSALVALLYRLHIIQPVVRGFAWLFERTMRISGAESLSGAANIFVGIESAIAVKPFLLDMTRSELCAILSSCFGSIASSVLALYAGILRPTFPAITGHLVSASIMTIPACFVMAKLLVPETDTPKTLGHIPEEKSEDEAEEDEQESASQSKKQPNPIDSLILGALDGVKMAVGIAATIIAILGLVALVNAFFDGLAGMATSDNPIVNAIGNIFQQITIANLMGMLFLPFTFFTGVSIEWQELWQASTLIGRRLFETSIPPYLKLAELSRNGEISDRTMLIVSYVLCGFTHFASYGIFIGGLSGLIPSRRSEVASLGVKALWAGTLATLMTGCVAGLFDFGNPAVLGRP